The following are encoded in a window of Oncorhynchus mykiss isolate Arlee chromosome 31, USDA_OmykA_1.1, whole genome shotgun sequence genomic DNA:
- the LOC110505031 gene encoding NADH dehydrogenase [ubiquinone] iron-sulfur protein 8, mitochondrial: protein MSTAVRLLYCPRPGTFGVISPGLVRHFSLSVQRGMYKYVNAKELPLDMRSITDRAAQTLLWTELFRGLGMTMSYLFREPATINYPFEKGPLSPRFRGEHALRRYPNGEERCIACKLCEAVCPAQAITIEAETRADGSRRTTRYDIDMTKCIYCGFCQEACPVDAIVEGPNFEFATETHEELLYNKEKLLNNGDQWESEIAANIQADYLYR, encoded by the exons ATGTCTACTGCAGTGCGTTTGCTTTACTGCCCCAGGCCAG GCACCTTTGGAGTTATCAGCCCCGGTTTGGTTCGACACTTCAGCCTCAGTGTGCAGAGAGGGATGTACA agtatgtGAATGCCAAGGAACTTCCTCTTGATATGAGGTCCATCACAGACCGAGCTGCTCAGACTCTCCTGTGGACCGAGCTCTTCAGAG GATTGGGGATGACTATGAGTTACCTATTCCGCGAGCCCGCTACCATCAACTACCCGTTTGAGAAGGGTCCCCTGTCTCCTCGTTTCCGTGGTGAACACGCTCTGCGCCGGTACCCCAATGGAGAGGAGCGCTGTATCGCCTGCAAGCTGTGTGAGGCTGTCTGCCCTGCCCAG GCCATTACCATTGAGGCTGAGACTCGTGCAGACGGCAGCAGAAGAACCACTCGCTACGACATTGACATGACCAAGTGCATCTACTGTGGCTTCTGCCAGGAGGCCTGCCCTGTTGATGCTATTGTGGAG GGTCCAAACTTTGAGTTTGCTACGGAGACCCACGAGGAGTTGCTGTACAACAAAGAGAAGCTGCTGAACAATGGAGATCAGTGGGAGTCGGA